From Chromohalobacter canadensis, one genomic window encodes:
- a CDS encoding alpha/beta fold hydrolase — protein sequence MSFENAYAATPRSLTSLRKVGVSPTIAAQHYYLDGLGPLEVRGMPRVGRLLLTHGAGAGQTSLFMQRLRESLALHGVQVWAIDFAYMQRVWHEDRRRPPPRVESLVDELAVWRDALISLAGDAPSPLWLGGKSMGGRVASLLAARDEASGLALFGYPFHPPGKPERTRLAHWPNLTCPTWVLQGTRDPFGGESEVREYALPATAHVHFLDDGDHDWQPRRRARHDQAALIEEATRIVGVAMQASE from the coding sequence ATGAGTTTCGAAAATGCCTATGCGGCGACACCACGCTCGCTGACGTCACTGCGCAAGGTCGGCGTATCGCCCACGATTGCGGCGCAGCATTATTATCTGGACGGCCTTGGCCCCCTGGAAGTGCGTGGCATGCCACGTGTAGGACGCTTGTTGCTGACCCACGGTGCCGGGGCCGGGCAGACATCGCTCTTCATGCAGCGCTTGCGTGAGTCGCTGGCGCTGCATGGCGTGCAGGTATGGGCTATCGATTTCGCCTACATGCAGCGGGTATGGCATGAAGACCGTCGGCGACCGCCGCCGCGTGTCGAGAGCCTGGTCGACGAACTGGCTGTATGGCGAGACGCGTTGATCTCGCTTGCCGGCGACGCGCCATCGCCACTGTGGCTGGGAGGCAAGTCGATGGGTGGGCGCGTGGCGAGTTTACTGGCGGCGCGTGACGAGGCGTCGGGCCTGGCGCTATTCGGCTATCCGTTTCATCCCCCTGGCAAGCCCGAGCGCACACGGTTGGCGCATTGGCCGAATCTGACCTGTCCCACCTGGGTATTGCAGGGCACGCGGGACCCGTTCGGGGGTGAGAGCGAAGTTCGTGAATATGCCTTGCCGGCGACGGCACACGTGCATTTTCTCGACGATGGGGATCATGACTGGCAGCCGCGACGGCGAGCCAGGCATGATCAGGCGGCGTTGATAGAAGAGGCAACGCGCATTGTGGGCGTTGCTATGCAGGCAAGTGAATGA
- a CDS encoding putative nucleotidyltransferase substrate binding domain-containing protein, which produces MVDINLSQPPFSLLDEKGRQRVRDGVDLAYFNESEVILDAGQPGEHVFLIHKGEVAELDLNASERERRIGHYTAGDLFGAISILNGTSRYRFQAEQESLCYLLPRALFEDICTAYPAFDNYFRQHLAEKARHVLERRAEGGMSMARFMLARVAECMREPVVVEGHTTIAEAVTHLRERHADSLLVSHAGRCGMVTKTDLLDALVQQGLPHSAEVGGIAHFTLITSHADDYLFTALVSMTRHEVARVVVMEGAQAVGVVELTDVLGYFSSRAHAVSLQIEQAEDIEALAHASARLPQLIQTLTAQGVKLRFAMELLAALNGRIIHKAFRFLIPEDRQSQSCLLVMGSEGRGEQILKTDQDNALILADGSDWPGIEDAMGALTDTLGRLGYPPCPGNIMVSNPQWVASESAWRGKIARWASSRDPDALMNLAIMLDAHAIAGNASLLEGLREHLFARGSHDELLLSYFARGVLRYSTPLTLFGTLKRPEHGIDIKKGGIFPIVHGVRTLALERRVAATSTFARLDALVDDGRLDRPFADDLGEAMSLFSELRLRQQLENLEGNDASQEPNRVVVQRLSGFERDLLREALHTVKEFKQRLSQRFHLEY; this is translated from the coding sequence CTTGCTCGATGAAAAAGGGCGGCAGCGTGTCCGGGACGGAGTCGATCTCGCCTATTTCAATGAGAGCGAGGTCATACTCGATGCCGGTCAACCCGGTGAGCATGTATTCCTGATTCACAAAGGTGAAGTGGCGGAACTCGATCTCAACGCTAGCGAGAGGGAGCGGCGTATCGGCCACTACACGGCGGGCGATCTGTTTGGGGCGATCAGCATTCTCAACGGCACCAGTCGCTACCGCTTTCAGGCCGAGCAAGAAAGTCTATGTTATTTGCTGCCGCGCGCGTTGTTTGAGGACATTTGCACTGCGTACCCCGCCTTCGATAACTACTTTCGGCAGCATCTGGCCGAAAAGGCGCGCCATGTGCTCGAGCGACGCGCAGAAGGGGGCATGAGCATGGCACGCTTCATGCTGGCACGGGTGGCGGAATGCATGCGCGAACCCGTCGTGGTCGAAGGGCATACTACGATTGCCGAGGCCGTCACGCATTTGCGCGAGCGTCATGCCGATAGCTTGCTGGTCAGCCATGCGGGACGCTGCGGGATGGTCACCAAGACTGACCTTCTCGATGCGCTGGTTCAGCAAGGCTTGCCGCACTCCGCCGAGGTGGGCGGCATTGCGCATTTCACGCTGATCACCTCGCACGCCGACGACTATCTCTTTACCGCGTTGGTGAGCATGACGCGCCATGAGGTGGCGCGTGTCGTGGTCATGGAGGGCGCGCAGGCGGTGGGCGTCGTCGAGTTGACCGATGTGCTGGGGTATTTCTCGAGCCGCGCCCATGCCGTTAGCCTGCAGATCGAGCAGGCGGAGGATATCGAGGCGTTAGCGCATGCCAGCGCGCGTCTGCCTCAGTTGATTCAGACATTGACGGCGCAAGGCGTGAAGTTGCGCTTCGCCATGGAGCTTCTGGCGGCGCTCAACGGTCGGATCATCCACAAGGCGTTCCGGTTCTTGATACCCGAGGATCGTCAGTCTCAGTCATGCCTGCTTGTCATGGGCAGCGAGGGGCGCGGCGAACAGATCCTCAAGACCGATCAGGACAATGCCCTGATTCTGGCCGATGGCAGCGATTGGCCGGGTATCGAGGACGCCATGGGTGCCCTGACCGACACACTGGGCAGGCTTGGCTATCCGCCTTGCCCGGGCAACATCATGGTCTCCAATCCGCAGTGGGTAGCGAGCGAGTCGGCATGGCGCGGCAAAATCGCTCGCTGGGCCTCGAGTCGCGATCCAGATGCATTGATGAATCTCGCCATCATGCTCGACGCCCATGCCATCGCCGGTAACGCGAGCTTGCTCGAAGGTCTTCGTGAGCACTTGTTCGCGCGCGGCTCCCACGATGAGTTGCTGTTGTCTTACTTCGCGCGGGGCGTATTGCGTTACTCCACCCCGCTGACCCTGTTTGGCACGCTCAAGCGTCCGGAGCATGGCATCGACATCAAGAAAGGAGGCATTTTTCCCATCGTGCATGGCGTGCGCACGCTGGCGCTGGAGCGCCGAGTCGCCGCCACCTCGACGTTTGCGCGTCTCGATGCATTGGTTGACGACGGTCGCCTCGACCGGCCTTTCGCTGACGATCTGGGCGAAGCCATGTCGCTATTTTCCGAGCTGCGGCTGCGTCAGCAGTTGGAAAACCTAGAGGGGAACGACGCGTCGCAGGAGCCCAATCGCGTGGTCGTTCAGCGTCTCAGCGGCTTCGAGCGTGACTTGCTGCGCGAGGCGTTGCATACGGTCAAGGAATTCAAACAACGCTTGTCACAGCGTTTTCATCTTGAATATTGA
- a CDS encoding threonine aldolase family protein produces the protein MESDCTPRFLASDNTSGICPEALDYLLRANASDDLAYGNDAWTQKAADRFRRFFDYDCDVFFVFNGTAANSLTLASMGQSYHSVICHELAHIETDECGGPEFFSNGAKLLTCSGADGKLTPEGIESLVTRRRDIHYPKPRTVSLTQATEVGTVYTRDELMAIRAMADKHGLHVHMDGARFANACASLEATPAELTWQVGVDALCFSGTKNGLPMGEAVVFFNHALAEDFDYRCKQAGQLASKMRFIAAPWLGLLESGAWLRNAEHANGMARYLAEGFAALPGAELMFPAEANSVFVTLPVAVLEELRQRGWTFYTFIGAGGARFVCAWNTTQALLDRLLDDARDALSIA, from the coding sequence ATGGAATCCGACTGTACGCCGCGTTTTCTGGCCAGCGACAATACCTCCGGTATCTGCCCCGAGGCGCTCGACTACCTGTTGCGCGCCAACGCCAGCGATGATCTCGCCTATGGCAACGATGCCTGGACCCAGAAAGCCGCCGACCGCTTTCGTCGTTTCTTCGATTATGACTGCGACGTGTTTTTCGTCTTCAACGGCACCGCCGCCAACTCGCTGACGCTCGCCTCGATGGGGCAGAGTTATCACAGTGTCATTTGCCATGAACTGGCGCATATCGAAACCGACGAGTGCGGCGGGCCGGAGTTCTTCTCCAACGGCGCCAAGCTGCTGACGTGCTCCGGCGCGGATGGCAAGCTGACGCCCGAGGGTATCGAGTCGCTGGTGACGCGTCGCAGGGACATTCACTACCCCAAGCCGCGCACGGTCTCGCTGACTCAGGCCACCGAGGTGGGCACCGTGTATACCCGCGATGAGCTGATGGCGATTCGTGCCATGGCGGATAAGCATGGTCTGCACGTGCACATGGATGGGGCGCGCTTTGCCAATGCCTGTGCGTCGCTCGAGGCCACGCCGGCGGAACTCACCTGGCAGGTCGGCGTCGATGCGTTGTGCTTTTCGGGAACCAAGAACGGCTTGCCGATGGGCGAGGCGGTGGTCTTTTTCAACCACGCTTTGGCGGAAGACTTCGACTATCGCTGCAAGCAGGCAGGGCAGTTGGCCTCCAAGATGCGTTTCATCGCCGCGCCCTGGCTGGGGCTGCTGGAAAGCGGTGCCTGGTTACGCAATGCTGAGCATGCCAATGGCATGGCGCGTTATCTCGCGGAGGGCTTTGCCGCCTTGCCGGGGGCCGAGTTGATGTTTCCCGCCGAGGCCAACAGCGTCTTCGTGACGTTGCCCGTCGCGGTCCTCGAGGAATTGCGCCAGCGCGGCTGGACGTTTTACACCTTTATCGGCGCGGGCGGCGCGCGTTTCGTCTGCGCCTGGAATACCACCCAAGCACTACTCGATCGGCTGCTCGACGATGCGCGCGACGCATTGTCGATCGCCTGA
- a CDS encoding FAD-dependent oxidoreductase: MTQYPHLFRPLTVGPVTLDNRILMGSMHTNLEEAPDGFARLAAFYAERARAGVSLIVTGGIAPTPEGAVFEGAAKLSEPEEVEAHRQVTQAVHAEGGHICLQILHAGRYAYSPALVAPSALKAPINPFTPRALSGDEVAEQVEAYVNCAKLAREAGYDGVEVMGSEGYLINQFLCQRTNHRDDEWGGAFENRMRFAVEIVQRIRRTLGDDFLIIFRLSMIDLVEDGSSHDEVVALGRAIETAGANLINTGIGWHEARVPTIVTSVPRAAFTEVTRRLREVLTVPLIATNRINMPEVAERVLAEGHADMVSMARPFLADSEWVIKAREGREAFINTCIACNQACLDHTFQGKLTSCLVNPRACHETELTLASVATPRDIAVVGAGPAGLATAVSAAQRGHRVTLFEREAEIGGQFRYAQRIPGKEEFSETLRYYRSMLASLDVTVCLKTSAEVQRLRAFDVVVLASGVAPRALSLPGSDDPRVVDYPTAILHPERVGARVAIIGAGGIGFDVAELLTHAEHPALDRETWCAEWGVDLSLAARGGLVTPQAPSVPREVTLLQRKTSKPGKGLGTTTGWVHRAALRQRGVRMLSGCEYLGIDDAGLHIVRDGHRECLDVETVVVCAGQVSVTDLEAPLSAAGREVHVIGGAQEAAELDAKRAIDQGTRLAARL, encoded by the coding sequence GTGACTCAGTATCCGCATCTCTTCCGCCCATTGACCGTAGGGCCCGTGACGCTCGATAACCGTATCCTGATGGGCTCGATGCATACCAATCTGGAGGAAGCTCCGGATGGCTTCGCGCGCCTGGCGGCGTTCTATGCCGAGCGGGCACGAGCGGGCGTTTCGTTGATCGTCACTGGCGGTATCGCACCGACTCCCGAGGGTGCGGTGTTCGAAGGCGCTGCTAAATTGAGCGAGCCAGAAGAAGTCGAGGCGCACCGGCAGGTGACCCAGGCGGTGCACGCCGAGGGCGGCCATATCTGCCTGCAGATCCTGCACGCCGGACGTTATGCTTATTCGCCTGCGCTGGTGGCGCCCTCGGCGCTCAAGGCACCGATCAACCCGTTCACGCCGCGTGCGTTGAGCGGCGACGAGGTGGCAGAGCAGGTCGAGGCCTACGTCAATTGCGCCAAACTGGCTCGCGAAGCGGGATACGACGGCGTCGAAGTCATGGGATCGGAAGGTTATCTGATCAATCAGTTTCTGTGTCAGCGCACCAATCACCGCGACGACGAGTGGGGCGGGGCATTCGAGAACCGCATGCGCTTTGCGGTGGAGATCGTGCAGCGCATTCGCCGGACGCTGGGCGATGACTTTTTGATCATCTTTCGCCTATCGATGATCGACCTGGTAGAAGACGGTAGCAGTCATGATGAGGTCGTGGCCTTGGGGCGCGCGATCGAGACGGCGGGCGCCAACCTGATCAATACCGGGATCGGCTGGCACGAGGCGCGGGTGCCGACCATCGTCACTAGCGTGCCGCGGGCAGCGTTCACGGAGGTCACGCGACGGCTGCGCGAGGTTCTCACGGTGCCGTTGATCGCCACCAATCGCATCAACATGCCCGAAGTGGCCGAGCGCGTGCTGGCCGAGGGCCACGCCGATATGGTCTCGATGGCTCGCCCCTTTCTCGCCGATTCCGAATGGGTGATCAAGGCGCGCGAGGGGCGCGAGGCGTTCATCAATACCTGTATTGCCTGCAACCAGGCCTGCCTGGACCACACTTTCCAGGGCAAGCTGACGTCGTGCTTGGTCAATCCACGCGCCTGTCACGAGACCGAATTGACGCTCGCGTCCGTGGCGACGCCACGTGACATCGCGGTGGTCGGCGCCGGGCCGGCGGGGCTGGCGACCGCCGTGTCGGCGGCGCAGCGCGGTCATCGCGTCACGCTGTTCGAGCGTGAGGCCGAAATCGGCGGTCAATTCCGTTATGCGCAGCGTATCCCCGGCAAGGAAGAATTCAGCGAGACGCTGCGCTATTACCGCAGCATGCTCGCGTCGCTGGATGTGACGGTATGCCTGAAAACATCGGCCGAGGTGCAACGCTTGCGGGCCTTCGATGTCGTGGTGCTGGCATCGGGGGTTGCGCCCCGAGCGTTGTCGCTGCCCGGTAGCGACGATCCGCGTGTGGTGGACTACCCCACAGCAATCCTGCATCCCGAGCGTGTCGGGGCGCGTGTGGCGATCATCGGCGCCGGTGGCATCGGCTTCGATGTCGCGGAGCTCTTGACCCATGCCGAGCATCCCGCGTTGGACCGCGAGACGTGGTGTGCCGAGTGGGGCGTCGACTTGTCGTTGGCAGCGCGGGGCGGTCTCGTTACACCGCAAGCGCCGAGTGTGCCCCGCGAGGTAACGCTGCTCCAGCGCAAGACCAGCAAGCCCGGCAAGGGGCTGGGTACGACCACCGGCTGGGTGCATCGTGCGGCGTTGCGCCAGCGTGGGGTGCGCATGCTGAGCGGATGCGAGTATCTCGGCATCGACGATGCAGGACTGCATATCGTGCGAGATGGTCACCGGGAATGCCTCGATGTGGAGACAGTCGTGGTGTGTGCCGGCCAGGTATCAGTGACGGATCTCGAGGCGCCGCTGTCGGCGGCTGGGCGCGAAGTGCATGTCATCGGCGGGGCGCAGGAGGCGGCGGAGCTCGATGCCAAGCGGGCCATCGATCAGGGAACTCGCCTGGCGGCACGCCTATAA
- the fnr gene encoding fumarate/nitrate reduction transcriptional regulator Fnr produces MTDDTAIPASPMHAHCQTCRLNSLCLPLALGLDDLDDFDAIIRRRAPLKPGETLFDTTTPFTHLFAVRCGSLKQSVAQAHGEERITHFYLPGELVGLDGLASGGHPGLVEALETTAVCAIPFDQLDRLSVDLPELRHALYRSMSRELHDDRHWLCRLAGHTAEARLASFIIDVSHRFKRCGFSPIRFRLPMARADIGNHLGLAVETISRLMSRFQQAGLLQAARREITLLEYERLAALARGETSLRE; encoded by the coding sequence ATGACCGACGATACCGCCATTCCGGCCTCGCCGATGCATGCCCATTGCCAGACATGCCGGCTGAACTCGTTGTGTCTTCCGCTGGCGCTGGGGCTTGACGATCTTGACGACTTCGACGCCATCATCCGAAGACGCGCGCCTCTCAAGCCCGGTGAAACGCTTTTCGACACCACGACGCCTTTCACGCACCTCTTCGCGGTACGCTGCGGCAGTCTCAAGCAGAGCGTCGCACAAGCCCACGGCGAGGAGCGCATCACGCACTTTTACCTGCCCGGAGAACTCGTCGGTCTGGATGGCCTCGCCAGCGGTGGTCATCCGGGGCTCGTCGAAGCGCTCGAAACCACTGCCGTATGCGCGATTCCCTTCGATCAACTGGACCGCCTCTCCGTTGATCTACCCGAGCTGCGCCATGCGCTCTACCGCAGCATGAGCCGCGAGCTTCACGACGACCGGCATTGGCTTTGCCGGCTCGCCGGCCACACGGCGGAGGCACGCCTCGCCAGCTTCATCATCGACGTATCACACCGCTTTAAGCGCTGCGGTTTCTCCCCTATTCGTTTTCGCCTGCCCATGGCACGTGCCGATATCGGCAATCATCTCGGCCTGGCGGTGGAAACCATCAGCCGCCTGATGAGTCGTTTTCAGCAGGCCGGGTTGCTCCAAGCGGCACGCCGCGAGATCACGCTTCTCGAGTACGAGCGCCTCGCTGCCTTAGCGCGCGGCGAGACGTCGCTTCGCGAGTGA
- the ttcA gene encoding tRNA 2-thiocytidine(32) synthetase TtcA: protein MHALNGQDKLAFNKLQKRLRRQVGNAIVDYGMIRDGDKVMVCLSGGKDSYTMLDILMNLQRNAPVSFELVAVNLDQKQPGFPEHVLPEYLDGVGVPYHIVERDTYSVVKEKTPEGKTTCALCSRLRRGTLYGFAEEIGANKIALGHHREDMLETLFLNMFFGGTLKSMPPKLLSDDNKNVVIRPLAYCREADIAEYAEWREFPIIPCNLCGSQPNLQRQVVKEMLAEWEEKHPGRLEAMFKSITNVAPSQLADRDLFDFVGLEDKQREFQSKRIEALDVLTREA, encoded by the coding sequence ATGCATGCACTCAACGGCCAAGACAAACTGGCATTCAATAAGTTGCAAAAACGCCTGCGGCGCCAGGTGGGGAACGCCATCGTCGACTACGGGATGATTCGAGACGGCGACAAGGTCATGGTATGCCTCTCCGGCGGAAAGGATTCCTACACAATGTTGGATATCCTCATGAACCTGCAGCGTAACGCACCCGTTTCGTTCGAGCTGGTGGCCGTCAACCTCGACCAGAAACAGCCAGGGTTCCCCGAGCACGTGTTGCCCGAATACCTGGACGGCGTGGGCGTGCCTTATCACATCGTCGAGCGCGATACCTATTCGGTGGTCAAGGAGAAAACCCCGGAAGGCAAGACTACCTGCGCGCTTTGCTCGCGCTTGCGGCGTGGCACGCTCTATGGCTTCGCCGAAGAGATTGGGGCCAACAAGATCGCGCTGGGCCATCACCGCGAGGATATGCTGGAGACATTGTTCCTCAACATGTTCTTCGGCGGCACGCTCAAGTCGATGCCCCCCAAGCTACTCTCCGACGACAATAAGAATGTCGTCATTAGGCCCTTGGCGTATTGCCGTGAGGCCGATATCGCCGAGTACGCCGAGTGGCGCGAGTTTCCGATCATTCCCTGCAATCTGTGCGGTTCGCAGCCCAATCTTCAGCGTCAGGTGGTCAAGGAGATGCTCGCGGAGTGGGAAGAGAAACACCCAGGGCGCCTGGAGGCGATGTTCAAGTCGATCACCAATGTGGCGCCGTCGCAGTTGGCCGACCGCGACCTCTTCGATTTCGTGGGGCTGGAAGACAAGCAACGCGAGTTCCAGAGCAAGCGCATCGAGGCACTCGACGTGCTGACTCGCGAGGCTTGA
- a CDS encoding 3'-5' exonuclease yields MIKALRRAGDRRRQLGGHHAWRFERYCGSEVIALDCETTDLDPRRAELVALAAVKVRDGRVLTSESLDLRLQRPESLSGDSIRIHGLRGVDLWGGEALGDALDRLLDFIGNRPLVGWCIDYDVAVINRHLRPRTGFDLPNRTLDVCRLYVRERRRVQPDIEPDVRFEAMSEALGVPVMGRHTALGDAVTTALMYLRLCHGRAISA; encoded by the coding sequence ATGATAAAAGCATTGCGTCGTGCCGGTGATCGGCGCCGACAACTGGGCGGGCATCATGCCTGGCGTTTCGAACGGTATTGCGGCAGCGAAGTCATCGCTCTGGATTGTGAGACCACCGATCTTGACCCGCGGCGTGCGGAGTTAGTGGCGCTGGCGGCGGTCAAGGTGCGCGATGGACGTGTTCTGACCAGCGAGTCGTTGGACTTGCGCCTGCAGCGGCCGGAGAGCTTGTCGGGCGACTCCATCCGCATTCATGGCTTGCGCGGTGTCGATCTATGGGGCGGCGAGGCGTTGGGCGATGCACTCGACCGTTTGCTCGATTTCATCGGCAATCGCCCGTTGGTCGGCTGGTGCATCGATTACGATGTGGCAGTCATCAATCGTCACCTGCGCCCGCGTACGGGATTCGATCTACCCAATCGGACGCTGGATGTCTGCCGGCTGTATGTGCGTGAACGTCGGCGCGTGCAGCCAGACATCGAGCCGGATGTGCGTTTCGAGGCTATGAGCGAGGCCTTGGGCGTGCCGGTCATGGGGCGCCATACAGCGTTGGGCGATGCCGTGACCACGGCACTGATGTATCTGCGCCTGTGTCACGGGCGCGCGATCAGCGCCTGA
- a CDS encoding PrkA family serine protein kinase, whose protein sequence is MSIFDHVQNRYERVQQEEMSLQEYLELCRREPSVYASAPERMLEAIGEPEVIDTAKDSRLSRIFSNKVIRRYPAFSEFYGMEEAIEQIVAYFRHAAQGLEEKKQILYLLGPVGGGKSSLAERLKLLMEHVPFYAIKGSPVFESPLGLFSPEEDGELLEKEYGIAQRHLRAVMSPWAAKRLQEYGGDISQFRVVRLYPSRLNQIAVSKTEPGDENNQDISSLVGKVDIRQLELYSQDDPDAYSFSGGLCKANQGLMEFVEMFKAPIKVLHPLLTATQEGNYNPTEGMGAIPFDGIVLAHSNESEWQTFRNNRNNEAFLDRVYIVKVPYCLRVSEEIHIYKKLLEHSSLNAAPCAPDTLRMLAQFSVLSRLKEPENSSIYSKMRVYDGANLKDTDPKAKSLQEYRDAAGVDEGMEGLSTRFAFKILSKVFNFDTHEVAANPVHLLYVLEQRLEQEQLPKETFERYLRFIKEYLAPRYVDFIGKEIQTAYLESYSEYGQNIFDRYVTYADFWIQEQEYRDPETGELFDRQALNEDLEKIEKPAGISNPKDFRHEVVNFVLRARAQNNGMNPSWQSYEKLKGVIEKKMFANTEELLPVISFNAKASTSDQKKHEDFVARMVDRGYTEKQVRLLSEWYLRVRKSH, encoded by the coding sequence ATGAGTATCTTCGATCATGTTCAGAACCGTTACGAGCGCGTTCAGCAAGAGGAGATGAGTCTTCAGGAGTATCTGGAACTCTGCCGCCGGGAGCCCAGTGTCTATGCGAGCGCGCCGGAGCGCATGCTCGAGGCGATCGGCGAGCCAGAGGTCATCGACACCGCCAAGGATTCGCGGCTGTCACGTATCTTCAGCAACAAGGTCATCCGTCGTTATCCGGCGTTTTCCGAATTTTACGGCATGGAAGAGGCCATCGAGCAGATCGTGGCTTATTTCCGACATGCCGCGCAGGGGCTGGAAGAGAAGAAACAGATTCTGTATCTGCTGGGGCCGGTGGGCGGCGGCAAATCCTCGCTGGCCGAACGGCTCAAGCTTTTGATGGAGCATGTGCCGTTCTACGCCATCAAAGGCTCGCCGGTCTTCGAGTCGCCGCTGGGGCTGTTCTCACCGGAGGAGGACGGCGAATTGCTGGAGAAGGAATATGGCATCGCACAGCGCCACTTGCGGGCGGTGATGTCGCCATGGGCCGCCAAGCGCTTGCAGGAATACGGCGGTGATATCTCGCAGTTTCGCGTCGTGCGGCTCTATCCATCGCGTCTCAACCAGATCGCGGTGTCCAAGACCGAGCCCGGCGACGAGAATAACCAAGACATTTCCTCGCTGGTGGGCAAGGTCGACATTCGCCAGCTCGAGCTCTATTCCCAAGACGATCCGGATGCCTATAGCTTCTCCGGTGGCTTGTGCAAGGCCAACCAGGGGCTGATGGAGTTCGTCGAAATGTTCAAGGCGCCCATCAAGGTCCTGCATCCGTTGCTGACGGCGACGCAGGAGGGTAACTACAACCCCACCGAGGGCATGGGCGCGATTCCCTTCGATGGCATCGTCTTGGCGCATTCCAACGAGAGCGAGTGGCAGACGTTCCGCAACAACCGCAACAACGAGGCCTTCCTGGATCGCGTCTACATCGTCAAGGTGCCGTATTGCCTGCGCGTCTCCGAGGAAATCCACATTTACAAGAAGCTGCTCGAGCATTCGTCGCTGAATGCCGCGCCCTGTGCGCCGGACACGCTACGCATGCTGGCGCAGTTCTCGGTTCTTTCGCGTCTCAAGGAGCCTGAAAATTCGAGCATCTATTCCAAGATGCGGGTCTATGACGGCGCGAATTTGAAAGACACCGACCCCAAGGCCAAGTCGCTACAGGAGTACCGTGACGCGGCCGGCGTCGACGAGGGTATGGAAGGCCTCTCGACGCGTTTCGCCTTCAAGATTCTCTCCAAGGTCTTCAATTTCGATACCCATGAAGTCGCTGCCAATCCGGTGCATTTGTTGTATGTGCTGGAGCAGCGCCTCGAACAAGAGCAACTGCCCAAGGAAACCTTCGAACGCTATCTGCGTTTCATCAAGGAGTACCTGGCGCCGCGTTACGTCGACTTTATCGGCAAAGAAATTCAGACCGCCTATCTCGAGTCGTACAGCGAGTATGGGCAGAACATCTTCGACCGTTACGTGACCTACGCCGACTTCTGGATTCAGGAGCAGGAATATCGCGATCCCGAGACCGGCGAACTGTTCGATCGTCAAGCGCTCAACGAAGACCTGGAGAAGATCGAGAAGCCGGCCGGTATCTCCAACCCCAAGGATTTTCGCCACGAAGTGGTCAACTTCGTATTGCGCGCACGTGCCCAGAACAACGGTATGAATCCCAGCTGGCAGTCCTACGAGAAGCTCAAGGGCGTGATCGAGAAGAAGATGTTCGCCAATACCGAGGAGTTGCTGCCGGTCATCTCCTTCAACGCCAAGGCCTCGACCTCGGATCAGAAGAAACACGAGGACTTCGTGGCGCGCATGGTCGATAGGGGATATACCGAGAAGCAGGTACGCTTGCTGTCGGAGTGGTATTTGCGGGTTCGTAAGTCGCATTAA
- a CDS encoding alpha/beta fold hydrolase: MDYQSSQHRIPIATGGELNLIRFQPERIHGLPILCWHGAIESGRIFHSRSGKGMAPWLARQGHEVMVIDQRGRGSASPRPARGVSFSQREVVIDEVAAALAACLNLSGQSRCHVMAHSWGGVLIAAHLARVPGSRECIASQVYFGTKRRVRVQNPSKWLYIDLIWKGLAPLARHLCGYLPARSLRWGSDDEYAASHAESVAWVRETAWRDPEDDFDYVAVLAQGGLPPTLHLAGHRDRALGHPRDVARFVEDCGPHRHALRVLGRENGQRRDYGHLDMLTHPDAVEDVYPQALAWCQAHQDDAFSVEEDT, from the coding sequence ATGGACTATCAAAGCTCTCAACACCGCATTCCCATCGCCACTGGCGGTGAGCTGAATCTCATCCGCTTTCAGCCAGAGCGCATACACGGCCTGCCCATCCTGTGCTGGCATGGCGCCATCGAGTCGGGGCGTATCTTCCACAGCCGTAGCGGCAAGGGAATGGCACCCTGGCTCGCCCGGCAGGGACACGAGGTCATGGTGATCGATCAACGCGGTCGCGGTAGCGCCTCGCCGCGTCCGGCACGCGGCGTATCGTTCTCGCAACGCGAGGTCGTCATCGACGAAGTTGCCGCCGCACTGGCCGCCTGTCTGAACCTGAGCGGGCAATCGCGCTGCCATGTCATGGCGCATTCTTGGGGCGGTGTCTTGATCGCCGCGCACCTGGCGCGCGTCCCCGGCAGTCGCGAGTGTATCGCCAGCCAGGTTTATTTCGGCACCAAGCGTCGGGTGCGGGTCCAGAATCCCAGCAAATGGCTCTATATCGACCTGATCTGGAAAGGGCTCGCGCCGCTGGCACGCCATCTGTGCGGTTATCTACCGGCACGCTCGCTACGCTGGGGCAGTGACGACGAATACGCCGCCAGCCACGCGGAAAGCGTCGCCTGGGTGCGCGAGACAGCGTGGCGGGACCCCGAGGATGACTTCGATTACGTCGCCGTCCTGGCCCAGGGAGGATTGCCACCCACGCTGCATCTAGCCGGCCATCGCGACCGGGCACTGGGGCACCCCCGAGATGTCGCACGCTTCGTCGAAGACTGCGGCCCGCATCGGCATGCATTACGCGTACTGGGACGCGAGAACGGTCAGAGGCGAGATTACGGTCATCTGGACATGCTGACGCATCCCGACGCCGTGGAAGACGTCTACCCGCAGGCACTCGCCTGGTGTCAGGCGCATCAGGACGACGCGTTCTCGGTCGAGGAAGACACTTAG